The Crassostrea angulata isolate pt1a10 unplaced genomic scaffold, ASM2561291v2 HiC_scaffold_91, whole genome shotgun sequence genome contains the following window.
CTAGTACCGTAGGTcctatttaatatatacattaaatgaATTAATGCTGTTAGCACTGAGGTAGTGTATCGTTCTATGTAGAGCTAGGTAGCTGCTACAATCCTGAATACAGCCCTGTATAAGACTTGTAAAGACTTACATTAATTGTGGGATTTGACTCTGGTATTGGATGTCCACTCTGTAAACTGATCTGTAAAAGAGCAGCAGAAAACAAAGAGTTAATATTGTCAATGAGTAAAATGCATCATGGGTAGGCAAGCTGCCGCACAGGATACTCACTCATTCCGTACAAGTAATTCACTTCACGTACATGTGTACACACTAGCCATATTGAACACACTTATAGGTACCATACATGACATTCTCTTTTACTTTACAAATAAGGTATATAGGATAAATCTATCGTTCTGCATAATTAACATAATTATACTCTCTTACATACATAACAAACTGCTATAATCTACCATAGCATATACTCTCATTACCCAGAGCAGTCATCAAACTCACATTTCCTTTAATGCTGGGGAGTTTGGTAGGATCCATCCGACCTACATCCCAGGTTAGTATTTTGCCAACAGGATCAAAAGTGTATTTTCCCTGTGAGGGGGTTAAGGTGAGATTCAGTACAGACTTGGGGAAAGGAACCTCCAAGGATATGTTCTCCACCTAAAACAGATTACAAACCCTCCGATATATGCGCTGAAAATACCTTAATTAATTAAGATTGAAAGAGGTCACAGAATCTGAAAACTTGCTAATAAGGAATTCTGTGGACACCAAATTTAGTGTTTTGCAGTATTCATTGAATCAGTAGGGAAATGGGAAGGAGATAAGATTTGGCCTTAAGATCATACTTAAGtaagaatttgaaattttatcagtactggcactgtaccagttatcggctaaaatttaacgttttcttttcgtaattcctcatttcttgatatttttggataaaacttgacatacttttaaaagtgaactccttatttatcaatctgttagtttatatcattatttagaacccaaaacatctttttttggGCTTTTTGGCGCGCCCCGAttttgccgagtttttacgatttactgtaccagttatcggcttcgtgataataacatagtaaagtCCGTGTTCATGTCAATTTTAAACTCTGCTAAAtatagtttgaattatgccccttgtggggtcagactaaagtagtcggggtcatgatacattataaaaaaaactcataaaattattcgtTTATTATCAGACAGTAATACACCAAAGCGTAGACTATTCAAAGTATAATTATGCAATCAGGCGTTGAATTGCGCTACAAATCTGTCGGAAATttgtgaattccttttgtttatacatgttaaatgtattgattttatatttgaaatcaaagaagggatataataacgtatcacaaaggagtaatattctatttttaacttattacgtcacttcccccactgctgaaagtgcaaagatataaactcagcggtaaacaatgatcgtttaagctcatgtataaaacatattcaagaaagttttcaagcaaatatacttttctttattcgaaacagacgactgaattaaaaaatcttggattgaTACGTGCTttaaacccgaactctcagtttagccgataactggtcttggccgataactggtacagtaccagtacatgtttacaaacaaaattcaaaaagtaATTCAGGATTTCTTCCCTACACTAGTGACAATCTATGGTTAATAAGTAGCAGTATTTGGCAAATGAAATTTCTACATGAGTATAAGATCTTTCAAGATGCTGAACTCTCTTTGTATCTGAATTCTTTTTAAGCAAGTATTACTGTATATTGCATGGAGTGGCCCAGTGACTCACCACTTTGCCCATGGTTTGTTTGGGTCCTATGGTGACCTCAAACCTCCCCCCACTGCCCTCTCTGTACTGAATGTTGTGTCTGATGTATAGAGGTACAGCTACCATACTGAAAACATGGAATCAGAAAATGTTTATAAGGAAAACATGGAATCAGAAAATGTTTATAAGGAAAACATGGAATCAGAAAATGTTTATAAGGAAAACATGGAATCAGAAATTGTTTATAAGGAAAACATGAATCAGAAAATGTTTATAAGGAAAACATGGAATCAGAAATTGTTTATAAGGAAAACATGAATCAGAAATTGTTTTAAGGAAAACATGAATCAGAAATTGTTTATAAGGAAAACATGGATTCAGAAATTGTTTATAAGGAAAACATGGAATCAGAAATTGTTTATAAGGAAAACATGGAATCAGAAATTGTTTATAAGGAAAACATGGAATCAGAAATTGTTTATAAGGAAAACATGGAAtcagaaattgtttataaagaAAACATGGAATCAGAAATTGTTTATAAGGAAAACATGGAAtcagaaattgtttataaagaaaacatggaatcagaaattgtttataagaaaaacatggaatcagaaattgttttgaaagaaaacatggAATCAGAAATTGTTTATAAGGAAAACATGGAATCAGAAATTGTTTATAAGGAAACAAGAGCATCAAATACTAGAGAAATGTTAAGATAAATCTATTTTCAATAACTGTATCGTAACAAATATGAGCATCAAACTATGAtccaatatataaattttattcatgTTATGTCATAGATTGCATccataaaataaacacaaaaacaaaacaagcatAAAACTGCAGCCAAAAAATGTACTGGTAGAGAAAAAACTGTACAAACATGTGAAATAAATAACTTGCTCAAATGTATAGAATTTATAGAGCACATAGTACTTTATGCActaaaaatacacatgtacatggaCTAAAAATATACTGGCATGTTGAGAATAAAAGGAGTAAATTAGAGGTTCGTTAACAGAATAGAAAATCCATTTAGTAAAATGATGGCTCAATTACTTACTTATTGGCTCCTATATGGTACGAGATCAACCTAAAGTTTCCATCAGGGGGGACAAATGACAAAACCTTTTCACTCTGAAAAACAGATTGTTACATTTCAAGCAGATGTTATATGATTACAAGTACATACATCTTGGAAAAACTGTATACATTTGAAGGTCATTTACCTCCCATCGTTTGTACCGCACACATGGATGAAAGCTGATGTCGTCCAGGAGACGGGGGTTAATGAAGGACAAGGTCAAATCTGGCATCCCACTCAGCTTAATCAGACAATCTATCTGTAATAAGAAAAGAGGTGCACAAATATTATCATcagaattttgtttttgagTGAATTGGACACTAAACAGTCTCTCCGAAATTGACATTTCTCACTGCGAACCTGTCCTCAAATGTCTTGTTTACTTATTTTActtgtgaaataaaaaagtcCCTGTGAATAAAAGTTGGGTTACGATCATTGCTGTTGTCAATTTTACATCAATAAATGTAGAGAAAAATcatgcagttttttttatcataaccTCATGAGGTTTTTAAAAGTTCAAGTAAGGTTAAAAGACTCTATCTTGAGTACAGTGATCTTAACTGTGTAGTTTGCAGGAGCTAAAAGTATTACTAAGCTTGCGAGTTTTCCTACCCTGATACCTATGCTTGAGGTACATATCTTACAGTAATTAAAAAGTAGAAGCTAACAGCAGCACTTACATATCCCTGGACCTCTGCTATGACTGTGTTCCCTTGCTTGTCTATGATGGCATCGATTTCCTCTATAACATCAAAGTAGGCTTCGTTGTTTGTGTACTTCACGCCGGTCCTCCTCCAGGGTACATTAGACAGCTGACCGGTCGGAAGAGTGGCACTGACTCTGTATAGGTAGAAAACACACAAAAGTCactacatgtacaaagtacTTAAACCTTAAAAGGCTGAGAATTTCacgtatattttaaattttttttattataaaacaattacAAGGTATTCTTAATTCATGAGAGTCAAACAAGAGATGTCTGAAAACTCAATAAATCTACAATTACTTAGATTACCCAGAGTCTGTAAACATTGTAGATGTAAAAGAGGTACATAAGTATTACCCAGTACGCATTAACTGTGAAGATTTAGTATAGATCAGTACAAGTACTAATTACCCTGTGTTTTTGCCAGTGACTGTGTCTGTGATGGTCCGTAAGAAGTTTGGAGGCCGAATCAGTTCCTTCAGAATGTTAGACTCCACTGCCAGAGGGAATCCATTGTCCAACATCTCATCTAGCAGCTGTTACATCAATGCCACACAAAAACATTGAGTAATTTGCAATGATGTGGACATGGCAGCAATATTTTTTGCTTACCAAATTATATTATCTTTATTCATggaaatgagagagagagagagagagagagagagagagagaaactatTTACCTCATATACAATAACAAAATGTTCTTTCAGTGTTGTCTCAGAGCATTCTGTGAAGTAATCCTCAAATGTGTCGAAAATTCTGTGTAGGAACTCAATAACAAAGAGGGGAGGTACTGAAAATAGAGACAAACTTTATCAGATCAAATAGTTTATAATAGTTTTCCAAAATGACTTTTCTATACACTTACTGAAAATCAAGTATTTCATATGcatgacaaaaaattaaaaattagtatGAGCCTACATTGCTGAAGACAGGCCCATGTCcattatgaaaatttacaaatttaaaataataatgaccatgaaaataagatatatttttagtaCAAATTATTTTGATCTTTATTCAGTTTAGGCCTAAGATACACATTCCCTTTagtattcatatcaaaacaTACGTATGCACATATCTGCATGTACTTTACATCTTCATGTCAATCAGTTAGTGAAGTCACAAGTGTAGTCCCCTTTCTATAGACATTGTGTACAAACCTTCTGTTGTGACTACAGCAACAAAGTACAGCTGGTTTCTATAGATGTTGAGGAGGTAGTGATGAGGTGTGGCTATCACAGGGGGGACATCCTCGGGACTCCCTGCCTGTGGACAGAGAGAGCAACAAATCAGTCTAGGCATATCACATATCAGTCTACATAACTCTCTGCCAAGGGAGATCACTTTCACTAGAAATTTAAGTCTTACAGTCTCTCTTTTTTTTGCTGTAAGTTTCAATTTAGGTGTTGGTTCATTTAATTCAAAAGAAATGTAGTACATTATAAGAAAAGAACAGTACCTTTCCTTGCTCTTCAAAAAAGTAGTCACAAATTGATTTGTGAATGACACTCTTCCAATGCTTTTCCATAAAGACATCTCTATAAATAAGTAAAAGCagtaacatgcatgtatatctACAAAGGAATGGTTCAACCCTGTTAATTATGAGTTGTTATAATCTTGATCACTATAGAACAACTAGCTGTCATATAAAAGCACAAATGTATAAAGCCATACgagtattttttcttcaaatattcaTGTTGTAGTTGAACATTGAGATTGATAGCTTAACAGATATTTAGagagaaaatttcattttcatttgaacaatctctaaattcattaattttttttttctcaaattcacATGAAAAAGATTTACTAGGTactaatatatttattgctGTTGTTGATAAATCTAAGAACTTATATCACGTGCCTGCTATTTACAGTGTGTAACAGGTAGCGCATAGTGATACTCATTACACCAGTTACTGTATATAGAGCATGAATAGCATGCTCTGTATTTTTCTGTCGTTTGAGCTCAAGACTCTGTGCTTTTCACATGCTTTACACCTACCCAACCAACCTTTATTAACACATATACAGTTAGGCATGTATTACATGTTCattcaaaatgtatttaataagTCGTAGACATTGAGTTTTATCTTAAGAAAGTGAGACAGATGTTCTGTGTACtttttaaagtctttttataagaacaaaaatagaattccagggtcccccgccggtcaagcagtatactagtatcgagtctatcgaccaaggctgatttaggaacttgaccaaggtattagtggtataaacatttggtataaatttaatgaaaatccgtcaaaatttgtaggcatgagcgCGCTTACAAGatcaatttttggaaaaaaacggagtcatgattgtggtcaaagtcccaatAACTCCAACAAATAGTATCGACCAaagctgattttcgaacttgaccaaagtattagtggtataaacatttggtataaatttaatgaaaatctgtcaaaatttgtaggcatgagagcgcttacaaggtcaatttttggataaaacagagtcattattgtggtcaaagtccaataacgccaacaaaaagtatcgactaacGTTGATTttggaacttgaccaaggtaatagtggtataaacatttggtataaatttaatgaaaatgcgtcaaaatttgtaggcatgagagcgcttacaaggtcaatttttggataaaacagagtcatgattgtggtcaaagtcccattaCACCAACAAAAAGTAACGACTAACattgattttcgaacttgaccaaggtaatagtggtataaacatttggtataaatctaatgaaaatctgtcaaaatttgtaggcatgagagcgcttacaaggtcaatttttggataaaacggagtcatgattgtggtcaaagtcccataacgccaacaaTAAGTATCGACTAAAGCTGATTtacgaacttgaccaaggtaatagtggtataaacatttggtataaatttaatgaaaatctgtcaaaatttgtagacatgagagcgcttacaaggtcaattttttgataaaacggagtcattattgcagtcaaagtcccataactccaacaaaaagtatcgaccaaagCTGATtttgaacttgaccaaggtaatagtggtataaacatttggtataaatttaatgaaaatccgtcaaaatttgtaggcatgagagcgcttacaaaaaagtgtgacggacggacacacggacacacggacggacggacgcacggacccacggacggacgcccggcatttctatgtccccgttccgcgttgcggcgggggacaataaACCATTCCCCTTTCACATGTAACCTTTGCCGATTATGATGATCTTTGGTCACATCGGTGAGAAGCAAGTGCATTGTCCAATACCCTACTTGGGTACTTTGCTAGCCAGCATTTTATAGCTGTCCTGTGCTCACTGGGCATTCACATTCAACATTGGTTTGAGTCCGATTTGGTGGTTAAATGCCCAAATGGTATACCTGTTTTACCCACCAAATAGGACTTATTTTTCGATCATCGCGGATTAAGTTTTTCTGAAGAAAAGTggcttattttttatttgatattaagaacAACATATCGTATGACtgaacgttatttttttttcttaaagtaaaACGCTCTTCAAGTAAGAGTAGTGGATAAAGAAAGGATCTTTGAAACCTTATTCAAAGTGCACtgtaaaaattattgatatttattgattaaaagataaatatatttataaatgatacAAGTAACACGTATGAATATTGTTGTTTAATTTATATCCAATCTCTGATTGGTCTTAAATTAAGTTACTCAGGCATATCAAAAGTTACCTTGGTACGTGCTTAAAGTAGTAGAAGTTATTCAAGAATTCGCTGCAgacccccacccacccacccactcaATTTATTATTTGGGTGATATCTAtgttaataatatgttttttatatTGTAGAATGTTGAAAATGAAGGAAAACAAAAAgttgattgtacatgtatataatgtaa
Protein-coding sequences here:
- the LOC128169046 gene encoding AP-3 complex subunit mu-2-like (The sequence of the model RefSeq protein was modified relative to this genomic sequence to represent the inferred CDS: added 135 bases not found in genome assembly): MINSLFIINSSGDVFMEKHWKSVIHKSICDYFFEEQGKAGSPEDVPPVIATPHHYLLNIYRNQLYFVAVVTTEVPPLFVIEFLHRIFDTFEDYFTECSETTLKEHFVIVYELLDEMLDNGFPLAVESNILKELIRPPNFLRTITDTVTGKNTGVSATLPTGQLSNVPWRRTGVKYTNNEAYFDVIEEIDAIIDKQGNTVIAEVQGYIDCLIKLSGMPDLTLSFINPRLLDDISFHPCVRYKRWESEKVLSFVPPDGNFRLISYHIGANNMVAVPLYIRHNIQYREGSGGRFEVTIGPKQTMGKVVENISLEVPFPKSVLNLTLTPSQGKYTFDPVGKILTWDVGRMDPTKLPSIKGNISLQSGHPIPESNPTINMNFSISQMAISGIKVNRLDMYGEKYKPFKGVKYMTRAGKFQFRT